In Actinomycetota bacterium, a single window of DNA contains:
- a CDS encoding A/G-specific adenine glycosylase: protein MVEEALLEATRERVLAWFAEAGRGLPWRATRDPYRVLVAEVLAQQTQAARAAAAWPAFLERFPDTATLAAAPPAEVLRAWQGLGYNRRALALRRTAQAVVERGGWPDTVEELARLPGVGPYTARAVACFALEQPVAPVDTNVARVLARSLTGADPSQLTPAARQRLADQAMPEDRSWAWSSALMDVGALHCRPKPRCGGCPLEATCRWRALGPAAPPPRPRAQAPFATSDRRWRGAVVRALAAAPDGMDRAALADAVDAAAADRPAGWFDTLLAGLESEGMVATGADGLLRLPA from the coding sequence ATGGTCGAAGAGGCGTTGCTGGAGGCGACCCGGGAACGGGTGCTGGCGTGGTTCGCGGAGGCCGGGCGGGGCCTGCCCTGGCGGGCGACCCGCGACCCCTACCGGGTGCTGGTGGCCGAGGTGCTGGCCCAGCAGACCCAGGCGGCGCGGGCGGCCGCGGCCTGGCCGGCGTTCCTGGAGCGGTTCCCGGACACGGCCACCCTGGCCGCCGCCCCGCCGGCCGAGGTGCTGCGGGCCTGGCAGGGGCTGGGCTACAACCGGCGCGCCCTGGCCCTGCGCCGGACGGCCCAGGCGGTGGTGGAGCGCGGCGGCTGGCCGGACACGGTCGAGGAGCTGGCCCGCCTGCCCGGGGTCGGCCCCTACACGGCCAGGGCGGTCGCCTGCTTCGCCCTGGAGCAGCCGGTCGCCCCCGTCGACACCAACGTCGCCCGGGTGCTGGCCCGGTCCCTGACCGGCGCCGACCCGTCCCAGCTCACCCCGGCCGCCCGCCAGCGCCTGGCCGACCAGGCCATGCCCGAGGACCGGTCCTGGGCGTGGTCGTCGGCCCTGATGGACGTCGGGGCGCTGCACTGCCGGCCCAAGCCCCGCTGCGGCGGCTGCCCGCTGGAGGCGACCTGCCGCTGGCGGGCCCTCGGCCCGGCCGCGCCGCCGCCCCGGCCCCGGGCCCAGGCGCCGTTCGCCACCTCCGACCGGCGCTGGCGCGGCGCCGTGGTCCGGGCCCTGGCCGCCGCCCCCGACGGCATGGACCGGGCCGCCCTGGCCGACGCCGTCGACGCGGCCGCGGCCGACCGGCC